The stretch of DNA GTAAAAGAACGAAAGGGGAAAAATTTATCAATGTTTCAGGCTTCAGCTTGTctttgtgaaagagagaagagatactaagaaagggttaaaaaaaaatgtgtctatcttggtgccccagcatgaccacagcctctGGTTGAAACTGATAATGGAATATTGGAGTAATAATATAGTCATGATATTGAATACATACAGGAAAAATcacatcgatgtgtgtgtgtgtgtgtacatggggaAAGAGACATATgagatgcgcgcgcgcgcacacacacacacacacatacatagagacagacagacgtcCAAACAGACAGTCATCCAGACACCCAACCACATTGTATATACCTGTTAAGTGGAATTCATCAATGAAATATGTACGACAACAGCGGAGAGGAACTTTGGCAGAGACTTCTTGACAGACCTGTGGAGAGAGTTGACATAGTAACTGTTGTTATGGCAACCAAATAGTAGGATGAAGTGGAAAGTTCATTTCCACCAACAAAAGCGATTTCCTCAGTCATCGACGATTTTGTATTTAGCACATTAACGATATTGAACAGCTTGAATTGGAATTCTTGGAGACGacaaatgaaaatttcattaGCACCAAAGTGGTTTCCAGTATAAACCAAATTCTGACATCAAAGACATTTAGAATTCCAATGAAATAATATGCGTTTTCTGATAAAACTATGAACTTATACGTATTAGACCAGTTATGGGAAAACTGCAGCCCTTAGGGGTTTTCTAAATGGTATGCCTAAAGAAATTCATAGTGCAGCCCACCTGATGATgtgccatgtctcatgtggcccacttctTGAAGAAGGTTACTTAGCCTGGATTAGATAATGGTATGCAGAGCAAACTATAACAGAATCTTTGAAACTATAGAAAGTACAGCCAACGCATGCATAAAGATGTCAATGAGAAGGGTCAAGATATATAGCGACAACATTAAAGGTAAAGAAATGTATAGAATTTTTACCTAACCAGTGGTGCTTCTGTGTCCAAAAGGATTTGGTTTGTGGCTGCTCCAGCCAGTACAGCCAGCAAACATTGTCACAGAGCTCCGGGGGGAAGGGGGGACATTCAGACCAAGTAATATAGTGGCACCTTTGATTTGAGCAAATGCTATAAAAATGGTGCCAATAAACTCACAGAATTCATTAGCAGCATTCACAGACTGCTGGAGCTATAATTGTGGCAAGCAAAGCAGATATTGTGTCACCCAcccaataatattggtttcaaattttggcacaagaccagcaatttcaaggcaGGACGAGGCAAGCtgataccatcaaccccagtacacagctggtatttattttatcaatgctgaaaggatgaaaggccgaGTCAATGTCAGCAGGATttatggacgaaatgccactaagcattttgtctggcaatgATTCTGCTCGTCTACTCATAATATCACAGAATGGACGAGGACAGATTagtaaagaagtaccaatctctaattgtggagggaacatgtggtagaggtagacccaggaggaTATaaaatgaggtggtgaagcgtgATCTTTGAACTTAGAGccacacagaggcaatgactggtgaccgagatctttggcgATGTGCtatgcttgagaggacccatcaagccaagtgcacccatgctggtggcatgtaaagaacatctttCGAATGAACTTCctttcaaacgttgggcctcacggagacaaagtggctgagttcctttcgaatgttgggtctcacagaggcaatgaccaagacctttggcattatgtcgtgcctGAGagaaagacccatcaagctgagcataTCATTAGCAcccgtgtcagtggcatgtaaaagcacccctgtgtcatgcaaatggcacttgtgctggtggcacataaaagcacccattacactctcactcagagtggttagcattagatcAGTATTTGATCAGCTGCCACTGTGAATCAAACCGTTTTTTAATGACACAGAGATGTGTGTTGAGCCGCCAACACTGTCCGTCCCCACACCACCATCCCTGCCCTTCCACCACCgcctccgccgccaccaccacNNNNNNNNNNNNNNNNNNNNNNNNNNNNNNNNNNNNNNNNNNNNNNNNNNNNNNNNNNNNNNNNNNNNNNNNNNNNNNNNNNNNNNNNNNNNNNNNNNNNNNNNNNNNNNNNNNNNNNNNNNNNNNNNNNNNNNNNNNNNNNNNNNNNNNNNNNNNNNNNNNNNNNNNNNNNNNNNNNNNNNNNNNNNNNNNNNNNNNNNNNNNNNNNNNNNNNNNNNNNNNNNNNNNNNNNNNNNNNNNNNNNNNNNNNNNNNNNNNNNNNNNNNNNNNNNNNNNNNNNNNNNNNNNNNNNNNNNNNNNNNNNNNNNNNNNNNNNNNNNNNNNNNNNNNNNNNNNNNNNNNNNNNNNNNNNNNNNNNNNNNNNNNNNNNNNNNNNNNNNNNNNNNNNNNNNNNNNNNNNNNNNNNNNNNNNNNNNNNNNNNNNNNNNNNNNNNNNNNNNNNNNNNNNNNNNNNNNNNNNNNNNNNNNNNNNNNNNNNNNNNNNNNNNNNNNNNNNNNNNNNNNNNNNNNNNNNNNNNNNNNNNNNNNNNNNNNNNNNNNNNNNNNNNNNNNNNNNNNNNNNNNNNNNNNNNNNNNNNNNNNNNNNNNaatatatatatatatatatatcatcatcatcatcatcatcgtttaacgtccgctttccatgctagcatgggttggatgatttgactgaggactggtgaaaccggatggcaacaccaggctccaatctaatttggcagagtttctacagctggatgcccttcctaacgccaaccactcagagatgcatctatacatatgcaaacacatatacacacacacacatacatacacacataaggagaaagttgaggaggaggaggaggaagaagaagaagagcttcTTTACCTGTCAgtgtattgttgttggtgttgtgtgtTCAAACATGCATGCTTATAATAAGTCTCCAGTGGCTGCAAGAGATGCACAATATTACTGCATGTTAAGGGGCACAAATTGTAGGAAAGTTAGTTGTtaaatacaccaccaccatctccaccaccaccaccaccacaccaccaccgccgccacatacacacaaacatgcaccagAAATAGTTGAATAAGTGAAAATTATACTCACTTCTCTGATTCCGGACTCAGTTATCTCCCCTTTACCAGACTGTCTGTTGAAACAAAAAATAGGTTGGTATTAGCTGTGGTCCGCCTATGCTGGAGCAATCTAGCATTGTTCTTTTTGGAATtagtgtgcatgcgcgcgtgtgtgtatgtctcccaTCACCAcctgacgaccggtgttggtgtgcttacatcccccataacttagcggttcagcaaaacggactgatagaataaataccaggctttaaaaaaataagtaatgggagttgattcatttgacaaaaaattcttcaaggtggttgctccagcttggccaaagtctaatgacagaaaaaaggtgaaagataaaagatttgatTGGgtctaaaataagtaaaattttgGTGTGTTTAACGTCCCTCATGATCtagaagttcggcaaaaagagaccgatagaataagtaccaggcttacaaagaataagtcctggggtcgatttattcgactaaaggtagtgctacagcatggccgcagtcaaatgactgaaaacaataaaagattgtaaaagaatataataaatatttttacatatggtCAGAAACCTCTTGGTACTTTTACTGTACTCACTTCTCTCTCAGTATTTACTGTACTTCCTTCTTTCTCGGTACTTACTCTACAATATTTGTATTAAGCCATGCATTTTCTCTGTggaatgtgtatttttttttttttaccaaatagaCAATGTCATTTTCCCATTTATTAAGACAATCTTCAGAAACCTGAGTTACTCATAAATCTGAGTTACTCTTAACTTGAGTTACTCTTAAAATCTGAGTCCACTCGGTTCGTACACAGAAAACAATATCTTTTTAAATTTGAACCTAATTGTGAAATGTAACATGTCTCCTTTGAGGGTGTATCTGTCTTTTAAAGAAGACTCAACATATTAAAGGTCAACTCAGCAATATGAAGGCTCACTCAACTGTATTAAGAGTAACTCATCTCAGAAAAACTTACATGGCATGTGCTGTAGACTGTATCATCACACTCCATTGATGTTCAAAACTGGGAAGATGCTGCAGAAAGAGAgcaaattattcttattattattgttttcttgtgAGACCCCAACTTGCCATCCCCCCTTCAATGAAACTACAACACCAAGCTTCTGGATGATCTCCTCTCCAATGGACAATAACCCCCAAATCACACTGACCCTGCTCTGTCACAAAGGACCACGTCACAAAAGTACAAGGTTGTGACCCCCGTCCCTTCATAACCCTAGGGGCCATATCGCTGAATCACACTGTCCTTGATGTGACTCCTTCCCTGTTCTCTACTGAGGGACCCTAACTGCAGCCCTTACTCACCTTTGTGATGATATTCTCCAGGTATGTCCAGTCGACGACAGAGAAGAGAGGCTGGACCGTCTCACTGATGTCCTTCACctgtaaaaacacacaaaagaaacaaacaaaaagaaagattttcacagcaaatgtctttgattttacttttaaattaatCGTTACAGGAAAACCTACAAATAAAAGGAGGCCAGTGAAACCCAaaactgtacgtgtgtgtgtgtgtgtattcatacctacacacacacacacacacacataaaatcccATATGTGGTGCATATGTCATATCCCATTtctgttttcctctctccctccctacacacacattctacataaaatatatattatttaattaatgatgAGCCATCAAAaaagcacaaatatgcaaattaagctGGCCTTTATGGTGCTATCCTAATTTATGACTGCTTTACACAAGAGATAAATATTCTATGATATTGATTGGGGAAGGAAGCTGAGTGACAAACCATGAAGTGGTCCATCAAAGAACTCTCTCCACTTCCAAAAGTGTGTGCGTGGATATCACCTCTTCATATACCCAGACTCACCACAAGACCAGTCACTTCATTTGCACCAATCATGGATCCACCCTTCTCCAAGATGTCCTTTCCTGTCTGTGCCATTGGTTGCACTTCAGCCCTTACAACCGGCATCTGGAACCCAAACCACTGCATTTCTTTTTCCCCTCACCAACCACCCTACTACACTACCCTTATAACACCATTCTCCACCTCTCTCACTGCCTGCAATCTGACTCTGCCCCCTCTTATTTCTCCCTTTAAGTGCACTTACAATCTGTGCATCCCCCTTGTTCACAGCTTCTCCTTCCCTCCAGTCCGTCCCACTTCTGGATCCCTTCTCTGCTACTGTCCTGCTGCTACATCTTCCCTTTCCTTTCTAACAACACCCTTCTCAATGCATCCAACCACCACACCATCCTAACTAGGAATCTTTCCCATTGCATCTCCAACAGCATAATATATGTGCCACAATATTCCCTCTACAATTTGATCTACATTGAGCAAACCAGCTGGCAACCATCTGGAAGGTATGCAAAGCACTTTGAGACATCCAACTTGGCAACAGATCACCTGTTTCTTGGCATTTCCACTTCACCCAACATCACTTGGTCTTTTTCTTGTCCTCCAACACCACATTCTCCATCACTTGCCTTCAAAGTGAATAGGAGCTCATCTTCTCTCTCCAAACATACTTGCCTTTTGGTCCAAATTCACCATCTCATTTTCCCCAACTTGCATTTTCTCCCCCACCTGTTTAAGGACTGCACGCCTCTTTCCTTTGATCCCCACTTATCCTATGCAGGACCTACATGCCAAAGAGGACATTGGTGTATGAGGCAGTCCTCCAACACATCAGatgctgtcaaaccatccaactcattccAGTATGGAAACTGGACaataaatgctgctgctgctgatgatgatgatggtaatgaaacaacagcaacaacagcaacatcctCCTCTTTATACTTACTTGATACAGCATGGTGAAGAAACCTTGActgcaataaacaaacaaaagtataaaattaataaaaataaagacatttaaataatttatacatgtgtgtgtgtatgtatacatgtgtttgtatgtgtgagtatatgtgtgtttgtgtgtgtgtatgtgtttgtgtgtatgtgtttctgtgtgtgtgtgtttctctgtgtatgtgtgtttctgtgtgtttgtgtgtatgtgtgtgtatgtagatagttGTATTTCAGTGTGGACACTGACCTTTGGTAACTTTCATTTGCAAATGCCTGCACCAGAGGCCATTTCTCGATGTCCATAAAATGGAAAGTCTCAGGTTCTTCTGCAAAAATACAGAATGGAAGTCTGAGAGAATCACTAGtccaaccctttagcattcaaacaaaCCATATCcgacacaaaaatattttatctgttttattttcaaactggccagatctggcctttctcacctacctgacaatgtcatctaaacaataaacaatcacatctttgaaatcccaaagctatgagataatccatgattaattcaagacaatagGAAGAGATAAGCTGcgtatttgacaaagtaatctgaatgccaaagggttaagggCATAACTACAattaccaccgccgccactgccgccgccaTCTTGTGCACACCACTATACACACCACTCCATTACCACTCTAACATACACTACCACCTTACCTGTAGCACTGTAACACACACCAATACATCGGCAACCAGTGACCATTGCAATGAAACTGTTTATCTTGAAGTCTTCAGCTTTATCTGTCTCTTGGAACTGGAATTGGATAATGGTGTACAGGGGATCGTTAATGGAACAGGGTTCCAGGAATAATAActatatgacaatgatgatgatgatgatgatgatgatgatgatgatgaattatggaTATTGTGAACTAACCTGGTCAGAATCCAGGCAATGGAGACAGAGATTGTGCCAGCTGGTGGCGTAGGGCAGAACGATGTCACAGTTGAATGGGTTGCAGTAGACGTGGACACAGTTACGCTTTATCAGGAGGATGACATCTGGGGAGAGAATTCAAAAGGTTTTTATGACATGTCACGAGATTCATGGCAAAATGAAAAAGGGAGCAGAAATGGTTTTATTTTATGGCTGAGAAAAATGTCATCACAAgggaaacaatgatgatgatgtctataaGACAATGGGAAATTATTTCTTGATGATGctaacgatgacgacaacgacgatggaTGATGCTAATGCCattgatgaccac from Octopus bimaculoides isolate UCB-OBI-ISO-001 chromosome 14, ASM119413v2, whole genome shotgun sequence encodes:
- the LOC106879090 gene encoding dynein axonemal assembly factor 9 isoform X1, which translates into the protein MDPIPFVSCSRLRQVQQLLGDELDAVLCITGIDSLYNKGCHQLSKYLFFDAFDQKQTDSKRFPDELIDDVILLIKRNCVHVYCNPFNCDIVLPYATSWHNLCLHCLDSDQFQETDKAEDFKINSFIAMVTGCRCIGVCYSATEEPETFHFMDIEKWPLVQAFANESYQSQGFFTMLYQVKDISETVQPLFSVVDWTYLENIITKHLPSFEHQWSVMIQSTAHAIQSGKGEITESGIREPLETYYKHACLNTQHQQQYTDR
- the LOC106879090 gene encoding dynein axonemal assembly factor 9 isoform X2, whose amino-acid sequence is MYYRFPDELIDDVILLIKRNCVHVYCNPFNCDIVLPYATSWHNLCLHCLDSDQFQETDKAEDFKINSFIAMVTGCRCIGVCYSATEEPETFHFMDIEKWPLVQAFANESYQSQGFFTMLYQVKDISETVQPLFSVVDWTYLENIITKHLPSFEHQWSVMIQSTAHAIQSGKGEITESGIREPLETYYKHACLNTQHQQQYTDR